A segment of the Polyodon spathula isolate WHYD16114869_AA chromosome 1, ASM1765450v1, whole genome shotgun sequence genome:
ttttacatttataactttaaagtctgtttcaaagctcttttcataaatgtccgctctagtgcagaCACTGCAAGTATTACTGTCAAACAGTAACGCAGCaacaacgatccatgatgtggtactgaacagaaaagccagagcactttttttttttttttttttttttttttttaaaatcgctcttcctgcagtaatttagaggacagatctcaaaccccaatgcactagagcagacactttgaaacagactttaaagttagaagtgtaaaacgttatcaggatgttaacaataaaaagaaaattgcaggtctgttatttaaacaggtgtagcaacacgtggggacgtatcacacatttttcagaaccccgctacttagtcttcaatgtattttattgttggcttaataaataaacattaactgACATAACTGAGAACTATTTCAATAGCACCAGGGAATTCTTTTTATCTTTTGACTCattataaacttaaaaatagAATCATTTTCAAAtatctggttttatttttctaatgcaagACCCAAAAAGAACActagtgcattttaaaataaccacAGTCCAAAAAAGCAACTTGCTTGACTGAAGTGCTACAAAAGGGTTGTGCGTTACAGCTCTGTTTGGTGAAAACAACCTCTTACCTTGGCTGGCGGGATCTCCAGTAGAGCCCCCAGCTcttcaaatgtaatattattgTAGAGCTTGCTGGCAGAAAGCAGGTTGTGCTCAATGACTGCTCTGTCCAGGATACTTGAACCTACAGTGGAAAAGACAGAAGCTGTCACAGTACTGACCACCTTCTAATACACTTGACAGAATGTAAAGTAATGGGACAAAtcaaacacacattatattaaaatacagctttaaagGCCCTATTTTTAGATCATTTGTAACCAAATAATTTTAACCCTTTGACTTTTGGTTCCAGTCCTTAATTCCTGGTAATTTCTATGAGGACTCATTCCAATTAGCTTTAAGCTGCGATCCTATTAGTGACTAAAACTACTCCATCAGGGAATTCCCCAGGCAACATCATATATTTAACTGGTTAAATAATTGCAACCTAGTCCTAATCACAACTGCTCAGTACTTTTTTTCTATTTCCATGCAAACATCTTTCCTGTATTTATTGCCTTTTCATTGTCTTCTTATAGCCAGCCCCCCCACCCTGACTCCACCTTAAGCAATAGGTTTGTGTAGACCTAGCTCTGGTCTAAATGAGTTCTAACCATCGGCTGTGGTTGCTTTCTGATGAGGCATTAACATGGCAGCAAACTCCTGCAGCTGGTTCCCCCGAATGATCCTGTCTAGATACATCTTCTCCAGGATCCCATAGGCAGCCAGCTGCTGACAACGCTCGTCCTTAAACAGAGTGGCCAGCATGCGAGACCGCTGCTGTCCTGCAAAACCAACAAAAAGGTTATACACCCCACTGCCTTCGTCTGCCGTCTGATATACCGCCACACTCAGACAGACAGCAAGGATTACATTACTGTATACTTTTCCCACTGAAATTACATCATGGGAGCCCAAAGGATGTAAGATTGTAACCATAGAAGATGTCCTTCTACACAGACTGCAATCTGGAtctagctgctgctgctgctgcttttatttttgacGCATCCTTTAGCTTTTAGGTCTGACACAAGCTTGGATCACAAATCAAATCTTTGTTGCTCTCTAGTTGCTGCCTACTTGTCTGAGCTCATGGTGCAAGAGAAACCTAATCCAATGTCATACTAGTTTTCACTGCAATACGAACTCTGCAGTAAAAACATGAAGCGGTACCTGCCGATGCCAGGATTGTGCAGTGCAGGGCGTGCTTCAGAGCTTCCAGCCGTTCACTTTCATGTACAATAGATTTATATGAGAGTTCGTTGTATCTCTGTGCCGCTTCTATAAATTTCCTTTTGTAGTCCAGGACTCTGGCATAGCACACCTACAGGTTTCAAGGGAAAGAAAAAGTCTATGTGGGAAATGTGTGTACTCGTCTTGTGGTATCACCATTGTTACCACCATACAATACATCATTTTGGATCAGCAATTCCCAACAGAAGACATTTACACACGGCTAagctattacaatatatatatttttatatttcaatgtcCTGTAAGAAAGCTTCAGTTACCTTGTAGTGTATTTGCAGCTGTTCGTTGGTGGACTCGTTTTGGAGCAGAGAGGCTCGGTTAATGTAAGCTTCCGCTTGCACTGGATCATCATCCTCAAGGTATAGACGAGCGATTTTCAAATAGGTGTCTAGTTTGTAATCCACGTTATACTGCCTATTAAATATAGAACACATAATGAATAAAGGAGATGCAGTGCAAGTGATTCTACGATTCAAGATGTCAGCCTGCAACccaagggatggaaataagactcctattgcacagcagtttcacccactccaggttttactatgagcttgattagccacagcatttagctaacaagctcaggtctgtCTTCTTAAACTtgaagtaaaaccaggaatggatcaaactgctatgcaatgggagtcttatttccatccatgaaCTCTACACACTACTGCAGATCAAGTTAAATCGCACATAGGTTAGATATTTGCGTCTTTACAAGTGTTTTTTCTCTCACATCGAGTCCCAGATATTGGGTCATGATGACAATAGATTACTAACCAATACCAACCTTACACTTGAGTTTGATTGGAGAGGACATTATATAGATTACAGTAACCTAATACATTAATTTCTAGTTTGAATAATGTTAGGTTTTACTTTGTTTCATCTCATCCTTGTGTTTATCACACTAACAAATCTTTACACTTGACTAATTGTATTTAGACTGTAGTATTAACTCAGAAATGTGGCAGTAAAAAataaagctactgtattttgGTGCAAGTTAGAAATGGATAAATGTAAAGGTTTTTAGCAAAGTACATCTTTAAGAGAATAAATCTCAAGTCATATCCAGTGAAGAGCAAAATGGCCCAGAGTAACAATACAACTTACGCTGGACCAACGTTAATTTTGCCGTCTGGAGATCCTGAAGTAGCATTTATAATGAGTTTACTAACTGGTTAAAAGTTACTTCaatggactaaataaataaataaataaagaggaaTCAGCATTATCATTCAATTGAAAAAAGCACATGGTAGTTGCTGCTTACTTTTGTCCCGTCTCCAAAGGAATGCCCACTAGGACTAGAGCAGCATTCCTCCAGTCCTCCTCTTTCTCGTAGATCGTTGCAAGGTGCTGTCGGATTGAGGCCACCTGAGAAACCGTTTAAAGCCATTAATACAGGCCTGCGGAGACCCTGTTGTGTTGTTCTGCCAGGAGAGGATCACACTCTATaggttttaaaaatgactaaTACCATTGCTTGAATGACCACAGTTATACACAACACTATGACTCATCAAGGCCTTGAAATcgaaatgcttttatttaaaaaaaaacattttgtgaaaggaaaattgtaatataCATAAACTGCTAAAATTAACCAGGCTTATTACTATTTTTTGTAACCATAAAAGTTTGACTTTTCTTTCTCTAAAACAGTGCAAATATCTTATAAGGCTTCCTATTTCTAATCCtaaatgacacaaaaaacaatggaaactcaaattgttttataaaaactataaaagtaaaataagtaaTGGCCTAGTCTAGTCAGTACAGACACCAGAAAAATAAGTTTCAAATGTAAACAGACCCCTGTGAGGCATATAGTGCCCTAAGTTTCATCCATGATGTCACAACTAGTTTTTCAGCAAGTCTGATTAGTAAAAAGTTCAACCTCACCTGCTCTTCAAATGAAATGACCCTGGGCTGGATCCTCTCCAGTGTGAAATGGTATATCTCCTTTGCAGTGCCGTCAGGAAGATTGGGAAGGTGAGTGCAGAAGTCAGTCAGCAGCTGCCTTGAGATCACTAAACTGACATTTTCATTCACCACTAAGGCAGGCGAAAACAAAGAACAGGAAAAAGTCATTTCAGACATCAATGAATTTAATAGGAACAAAAAACTGCAAAGTAATATTTTATGTGTTACATGAAAAAGCAatgttgtaaacaaataaatcaacaacATTAAACTCGTGGGGGTGGGTCTGCCAGTCTATCCTAGTTTGAAGGCTATCAGTTACAAAAAACATGTGGGGAAAATAGGTGATCCTGTTTTTAAATTGACTGTACTGTATGCCTTGCTTCATAAGCTTCAAGGTgccatttattaaattaaacagctgaaagTAATAAGAGCCTCTATTTGCCTCACAGTGCAATGCATTCGGGTTTCAAGGAAGAAGGATTTTCTCACCAACAGCTGGAATGACTGTGCCTTTGGGAAAGGTGAACTGTGGGAGAATGCTTTAAGCATACACCAAAGAATGTGCAAAATTAAACATGCAGACATGGTATAAACCAGTTTTTATTGACATGGGGTAAAAAATATACTAGAAAAAGATGAATGTgaggtaacaaaacaaaaatacaaaatacacttaCTGGCTTCCACAAAAGCCTTCAAAGCCTCGAGCTGCTCTGCGCCACTAAACTGAACAGCTTTTTCAAGGATCTGTCGATACCTACAAGAAAAGTTCATTTTAATAATgagatttgttattttatttatttttaaaagctttttatgTCTTGAAAGTTTCAGAAAAGAGGACAAATGTCTTACATGTAATATAATATtgcaatataatattattaaattacTTTTCTTCATTAAGTTGGCTAGTCTACTTCTAGTGACTGAGGAGTATACTGATTCTCTGTGGATATACAGCTGTTTGCCTTTTTTTGGGTGGGTGTACAATAATCTGGGAGCCATAGTGATgctgcctgtctgtgtctgtctctatctgtatGTCAAACATGTTTACATACACCTAGAGAACCGTTTATCTAAGTTTACATCATTAAAACACACCCATTTGGTGCATGCATAAGGTTGGTAAAATTTAATGGAACAACATTCATTGTAGGACCAATCCAGGATGGGTGTACTTAAcggaaaaataaaagattaactTCAgtcctgctgtttaaaaaataaacaaataaataaaaaatgttcaagaAAAAAATGCCAGTCACCTTCTGAAAATGTTTACATGGAGCACACAAATTATAATTACAATCATATGATGGGAATATTGTTTAAGGTAATGCAGAATTTGGTGCAGAATGTTTAGTCTCAGTGCATACTCGTGACAAATATCATTATCACAGATGATGAGCTGCAGGGTCGGGCTGCCACTGTCTGTACGTATAAATTACGCAGTGTTATATGGTTAGTGCCACTACCCTTTGCAGCACACAGAACAGATCTACGTTGTATGACCGCATTGGTGAATAATATTCTTCCACTATTTATACCTACTACGGCTGTACTGAACTGTTAAGCATCGTTGTTTTTATGGTGTTTATGCGGAAGAGGTCTAGTTATgtaacagaatactgaatgattCATAAAAAAGCATCTTTCTCGTCGATTGTAATCGTTGATATTTAATACCACAAGTCCCTAACATCATTGCGAGTACTCCGATGAGATGTGACAGCCGCAGTCACTCACTGCTGCTATACCGGCAAAAAGGAACTGAGCTattctatatttttaaaaatgcatttcaacaaaaatatggcGTTCCTTTAAAGACATGCACATCCCACCACTGTCGTATTACTGTACTTACTTCCCAGCCAGATCTTTGTGCGATCCACTAGAATTCATAAGTTGGGCCAACTCCTGCCTCACCGCCGCCGCCATCTTCCTTCTTGATTGAACAGCTCCAACCAACAACTGTCTACTGCATGAAATCAAGAGGGAacgccccctcccccccagccTGGTAAGTGGTAGCAAAAATAAACCGCCTGGTTGGTCCTCCAGCGGTGTTATGTGAACCGATGATAACGAGATGACTCTAATCAAAAAATATCTTCAGCACTACGTCCCTATGCTTCACTTTGAATGATTTTTACAGTTCACAGAAAGTTCGGGAAACGTGTCATCTGCAGCCAGTTCTTTGCGTTCTAACACTCGGCTTTTCTAGAACCCTGACGTTGTTGCCtaaccagtttgtttatattacctGCAGtcgtttttataataatattttttttattaaactgttaaatAACATAATGCAATATtgtaatacaaacatattctgaAATATATCATTTAAGCAGTCATGcatgtataaatctaaacccaAAACACATACC
Coding sequences within it:
- the LOC121316351 gene encoding COP9 signalosome complex subunit 4-like isoform X1 codes for the protein MAAAVRQELAQLMNSSGSHKDLAGKYRQILEKAVQFSGAEQLEALKAFVEAMVNENVSLVISRQLLTDFCTHLPNLPDGTAKEIYHFTLERIQPRVISFEEQVASIRQHLATIYEKEEDWRNAALVLVGIPLETGQKQYNVDYKLDTYLKIARLYLEDDDPVQAEAYINRASLLQNESTNEQLQIHYKVCYARVLDYKRKFIEAAQRYNELSYKSIVHESERLEALKHALHCTILASAGQQRSRMLATLFKDERCQQLAAYGILEKMYLDRIIRGNQLQEFAAMLMPHQKATTADGSSILDRAVIEHNLLSASKLYNNITFEELGALLEIPPAKGSFPAVEAPGYRCDLAEKIASQMITEGRMNGFIDQIDGIVHFETREPLPTWDKQIQSLCFQVNNLLEKISQAAPEWTVQAMEAQMTQ
- the LOC121316351 gene encoding COP9 signalosome complex subunit 4-like isoform X2; protein product: MAAAVRQELAQLMNSSGSHKDLAGKYRQILEKAVQFSGAEQLEALKAFVEAMVNENVSLVISRQLLTDFCTHLPNLPDGTAKEIYHFTLERIQPRVISFEEQVASIRQHLATIYEKEEDWRNAALVLVGIPLETGQKQYNVDYKLDTYLKIARLYLEDDDPVQAEAYINRASLLQNESTNEQLQIHYKVCYARVLDYKRKFIEAAQRYNELSYKSIVHESERLEALKHALHCTILASAGQQRSRMLATLFKDERCQQLAAYGILEKMYLDRIIRGNQLQEFAAMLMPHQKATTADGSSILDRAVIEHNLLSASKLYNNITFEELGALLEIPPAKAEKIASQMITEGRMNGFIDQIDGIVHFETREPLPTWDKQIQSLCFQVNNLLEKISQAAPEWTVQAMEAQMTQ